In the Flavisolibacter tropicus genome, one interval contains:
- the nrfD gene encoding NrfD/PsrC family molybdoenzyme membrane anchor subunit: MKESSLHITDPITHSNALHTKANEQITTDLYPKKFGTSGLIWTFGLLLICAVGVYAYYRQIRYGLVVTEMRDYVSWGIYISNFVFFVAISLVGSLITAILRLTNAKWSTPLTRIAEMIAVSAIIFASIIIVVDMGRPERFTHLFTHPRIQSPILWDVVVISTYFVISLLLLYLPLLPDLQILNANQNKNTPFLNRIYRFLGSFWKGTPEQFRIAERSIQILCITIIPVAFTIHTVTSWLFATTYRPGWDSTNFGAYFISGAFLVGSGAMLVAMYVFRNHYRLENYITEDHFEKMGRIVVLLTLIYLYFNINEYLVPAFKMKKPEEEHLTGLFAGEYALLFWFCILVGMIFPMAILLFRKGRRPIPAFIAGVMVVIGAWFKRYLIVTPTLLHPFLPMQDVPESYKHYFPSWEEWAIAMGSLAGALLVITLLARIFPIVPIHETIMEKNEEKTFQ, from the coding sequence ATGAAAGAATCATCACTACACATCACTGACCCGATCACACACTCCAATGCACTGCATACAAAAGCTAATGAGCAGATCACGACCGATCTCTATCCAAAGAAATTCGGGACCTCTGGCCTGATCTGGACATTCGGACTCTTACTCATTTGTGCTGTAGGTGTGTATGCCTACTACAGGCAAATCCGTTACGGACTGGTTGTTACAGAAATGAGAGATTACGTATCGTGGGGTATTTACATTTCCAATTTTGTCTTCTTTGTTGCCATTAGCCTGGTGGGCTCGCTCATTACAGCCATACTACGCCTTACCAATGCAAAGTGGAGTACACCCCTCACCAGGATAGCGGAAATGATAGCTGTATCAGCGATCATTTTTGCCTCCATCATTATTGTGGTAGATATGGGTAGGCCCGAGCGGTTCACGCATCTATTTACCCATCCGCGTATACAATCACCCATACTCTGGGATGTGGTTGTCATTAGCACCTACTTCGTTATTAGTTTGCTCTTGTTATATTTGCCTTTGTTGCCTGATCTGCAAATTCTGAATGCCAATCAAAATAAGAACACGCCCTTTCTGAATCGTATTTACCGGTTTTTAGGCTCTTTCTGGAAAGGCACACCTGAACAATTCAGGATTGCCGAACGGTCTATCCAAATTCTTTGCATTACCATCATTCCCGTTGCCTTCACGATCCACACTGTTACGTCATGGCTATTTGCCACCACTTATCGGCCTGGCTGGGACAGCACCAACTTCGGTGCCTATTTTATATCGGGCGCCTTTCTTGTAGGTAGCGGAGCCATGTTGGTGGCTATGTATGTTTTCCGAAACCACTATCGATTAGAAAACTATATTACAGAAGATCATTTTGAAAAGATGGGGAGGATTGTCGTCTTACTGACGCTCATCTACCTGTATTTTAATATCAATGAGTACCTGGTTCCTGCATTCAAAATGAAGAAGCCGGAGGAAGAACACCTCACTGGCTTATTTGCCGGCGAGTATGCCCTCTTATTCTGGTTTTGTATACTGGTGGGAATGATCTTCCCAATGGCGATCTTATTATTCCGAAAGGGCCGAAGGCCAATACCGGCATTCATAGCCGGGGTAATGGTGGTGATTGGTGCGTGGTTTAAACGATATCTGATTGTTACACCTACCTTGTTGCATCCCTTTCTTCCTATGCAAGATGTTCCTGAATCCTACAAGCATTATTTCCCATCGTGGGAGGAATGGGCTATCGCCATGGGCTCCCTGGCAGGGGCCTTGCTCGTTATCACTTTGCTCGCCCGCATTTTTCCTATTGTTCCGATCCATGAAACCATAATGGAAAAAAATGAGGAAAAAACGTTTCAATAA
- a CDS encoding SMI1/KNR4 family protein yields the protein MSDIPITTIIDKHLQAWIDKGLNALPGKTEPEMANPREPVDNEGWQKWYPINSTVTDSEIEDLENQLNYGLPASYKAFLKHKHFYELYISEAHFSGQEIRKWRRHLVDMAFDGYPREFLIDEGYIPFADWSDWGLLCFDTNNKNIDNEYPVVLWDHERWDHFEPFSENFKSLLLKLDKESGNNGS from the coding sequence ATGAGTGATATTCCAATTACAACAATTATTGACAAACATTTACAAGCTTGGATTGACAAAGGATTAAATGCATTGCCTGGCAAAACAGAGCCTGAAATGGCAAATCCAAGGGAACCTGTAGATAATGAAGGATGGCAAAAATGGTATCCAATTAACAGTACTGTCACAGATAGTGAGATTGAAGATTTAGAAAATCAACTCAACTATGGTTTACCTGCAAGCTATAAGGCTTTTCTAAAGCATAAACACTTCTATGAACTTTATATCTCAGAAGCTCATTTTTCAGGGCAAGAAATAAGGAAGTGGCGTAGACATTTAGTGGACATGGCTTTTGACGGATATCCCAGAGAGTTTCTCATTGACGAAGGCTATATACCTTTTGCTGATTGGAGTGATTGGGGACTTTTGTGCTTTGACACAAATAACAAAAACATAGACAATGAGTATCCAGTTGTTCTTTGGGATCACGAACGCTGGGATCATTTTGAACCCTTTAGCGAAAATTTCAAGAGTCTATTATTGAAACTTGACAAAGAGAGTGGGAACAACGGCAGCTAA
- a CDS encoding REP-associated tyrosine transposase, with the protein MAEDTMPDLITEYPQFFTVTCLGWKRLLQPDKYKTLVVESLRFLVVNNRVIVYGFVIMTNHLHLIWQMKGSHHPQDIQRDFLKFTGQQIKQDLLLHHPQVLEHFKVQAQDRHYQLWERNALSVELRREIVLSQKLDYIHHNPVRAGLCILPEAYHFSSAHFYETGKDNWGLLTHYKN; encoded by the coding sequence TTGGCTGAAGATACCATGCCCGACTTAATTACTGAATACCCACAGTTTTTCACCGTTACCTGCCTGGGGTGGAAGCGACTGCTGCAGCCCGACAAATACAAAACACTTGTAGTGGAAAGCCTGAGGTTTTTGGTAGTCAACAACCGGGTGATCGTGTATGGCTTTGTCATTATGACCAACCATTTGCACTTGATCTGGCAAATGAAGGGTAGTCACCACCCGCAGGATATACAAAGAGATTTTTTAAAGTTCACCGGCCAGCAAATTAAACAAGACCTCCTGCTACATCATCCCCAAGTTCTGGAACACTTTAAGGTGCAAGCACAAGACCGGCATTACCAACTCTGGGAACGAAATGCCTTGTCAGTGGAACTGCGAAGGGAAATAGTCCTGTCGCAGAAACTGGATTACATTCACCATAATCCCGTCAGGGCTGGCCTGTGTATTCTGCCGGAAGCTTATCATTTTTCGTCTGCTCATTTTTACGAAACCGGCAAAGACAACTGGGGTCTTCTCACCCATTACAAAAACTAA
- a CDS encoding GNAT family N-acetyltransferase → MTFEILETSRLKLRKLTPEVFDFVFTNYTNEELKTFFGLSTEQELEKERIKHEKGLATYNKSFLYFQLIDKSNDTVIGGCGYHTWYLDHFRAEIGYGLFQEQHKGKGLMTEALLPIIDYGFNTMHLNRIEALIGPENTASLQLVKRLNFTREGYLRQHYNHNGQIVDSVLFSLLRSEYKG, encoded by the coding sequence ATGACATTCGAAATACTGGAAACAAGTCGACTAAAACTGAGAAAACTAACACCTGAGGTTTTTGATTTTGTTTTTACCAACTACACTAACGAAGAATTAAAAACTTTCTTCGGCCTAAGCACAGAACAAGAATTGGAGAAAGAAAGAATAAAACATGAAAAAGGATTGGCTACCTACAACAAAAGCTTCCTTTATTTTCAGCTCATTGATAAAAGCAACGATACGGTTATTGGTGGATGTGGCTATCATACCTGGTATCTCGATCATTTCCGAGCAGAAATAGGTTATGGACTTTTCCAGGAACAGCATAAAGGCAAGGGACTAATGACAGAAGCCCTTCTACCCATTATTGATTATGGATTCAATACCATGCACCTGAATAGAATTGAAGCGCTCATTGGCCCGGAGAATACAGCTTCATTGCAATTGGTAAAACGATTAAACTTTACAAGGGAAGGCTATCTAAGACAACACTATAACCATAATGGGCAAATCGTTGACTCCGTATTATTCTCCTTGCTCCGGTCGGAATACAAAGGCTGA
- a CDS encoding PLP-dependent cysteine synthase family protein, producing MQAIGNTPLIQLKHLTEPGWAEIYVKYEGGNPTGSMKDRMALSMIEGAERRGQLKPGGTVVEYTGGSTGGSLAMVCAVKGYKAHFVTSDAFAKEKLQTMRAFGAHLELINPDGGKITANLIDRLITRAKELSTQPNTFWTDQFNNVDNRNAYHHMAWEIMNALGNDIDEFVTGVGTGGSFSGNAEILKTEIPRIRCIALEPFNVRMLSGGDTSGTHKLEGIGSNFIPSICRMDLADEIMPVSDEDAYETARRLAREEGIFGGATSGANVWAAMQRAKVIGRGKKIVTIVCDSGLKYLNGELYK from the coding sequence ATGCAAGCAATCGGCAATACCCCATTGATTCAATTAAAGCACCTAACCGAGCCCGGTTGGGCCGAAATCTATGTAAAGTATGAAGGTGGCAACCCCACTGGCAGCATGAAGGACCGTATGGCCCTTTCCATGATTGAAGGCGCGGAACGCCGCGGGCAACTGAAGCCTGGCGGTACTGTAGTAGAATATACTGGCGGCAGTACCGGCGGCTCACTAGCCATGGTATGTGCCGTTAAAGGATACAAGGCGCACTTTGTAACCTCTGATGCATTTGCCAAAGAGAAGCTGCAAACCATGCGGGCCTTTGGTGCCCACCTGGAGTTGATCAACCCAGATGGCGGTAAGATCACGGCCAACCTTATAGACCGGCTGATAACAAGAGCCAAAGAGCTCAGCACCCAGCCCAACACGTTCTGGACCGACCAGTTTAACAATGTAGACAACCGCAACGCTTATCACCACATGGCCTGGGAGATCATGAATGCCTTGGGTAATGATATTGATGAATTTGTAACGGGTGTAGGCACTGGCGGCTCTTTTTCCGGTAATGCCGAAATTTTGAAGACGGAGATACCACGCATCCGCTGTATTGCCCTTGAACCCTTTAACGTGCGTATGCTCTCTGGCGGCGACACTTCGGGCACCCACAAACTGGAAGGTATTGGCTCTAACTTCATACCTTCTATTTGCAGGATGGATCTAGCCGATGAGATTATGCCTGTATCGGATGAAGATGCATATGAAACTGCGCGTAGGCTGGCCCGTGAGGAAGGTATTTTTGGTGGTGCTACTTCCGGCGCCAACGTATGGGCCGCTATGCAACGTGCTAAAGTTATTGGTCGCGGTAAAAAGATCGTTACTATTGTATGCGATTCAGGTCTTAAGTATTTGAATGGTGAATTGTATAAATGA
- a CDS encoding DUF5777 family beta-barrel protein, whose amino-acid sequence MKSNYPKNKARIYGVIWFLLVTFYVSPVYSQDSAAAEGTEKPTPKPVKNTFESVWIIDNQTVMVPIKGTFELDIQHRFGTWENGYEDFFGLFASSNIRLGANYAPIPKLYIGVGITKYNMLWDANAKYAIVQQMTDNHWPVSITYYGNMAIDSRPADNFQNFSDRLTYFNQIIIARKVSEKFSVQVAPSLSHTNVVNGYYSEPGKVSEERKHDHFAVAVSGRYKVKEAMSILANYDQPITKHKSGNPHPNLSFGLEISTSAHAFQFFVGQYYYLSPQQNNMYNRNDYQSNQWLIGFNITRLWNY is encoded by the coding sequence ATGAAGTCAAATTACCCAAAAAATAAGGCGCGGATCTATGGTGTGATTTGGTTTTTGCTGGTCACGTTTTACGTGAGCCCTGTTTATAGCCAGGATAGTGCCGCTGCAGAAGGAACTGAAAAACCCACACCCAAACCAGTTAAGAACACTTTTGAAAGCGTTTGGATCATTGATAACCAAACCGTGATGGTACCCATAAAAGGTACGTTTGAACTGGATATACAGCACCGGTTCGGCACATGGGAGAACGGTTATGAGGATTTCTTCGGGCTCTTTGCTTCTTCCAACATCCGGCTGGGCGCTAATTATGCGCCGATCCCGAAACTGTATATAGGCGTAGGCATAACCAAGTACAATATGCTTTGGGATGCCAATGCCAAGTATGCCATTGTACAACAAATGACAGACAACCACTGGCCCGTAAGCATCACCTATTACGGCAACATGGCCATTGACAGCCGCCCCGCAGATAACTTTCAAAACTTCAGTGACCGGTTGACTTATTTTAACCAGATCATTATTGCCCGGAAGGTAAGCGAGAAGTTCTCTGTACAGGTGGCCCCCAGCCTTTCGCATACTAACGTGGTGAACGGCTATTACAGTGAACCGGGAAAAGTAAGCGAAGAACGGAAGCACGACCATTTTGCCGTGGCTGTAAGCGGTAGATATAAGGTGAAGGAGGCCATGTCTATCCTGGCCAATTACGATCAACCAATTACCAAGCACAAATCTGGCAACCCGCATCCCAACCTAAGCTTTGGTTTGGAGATCAGTACCAGTGCTCACGCGTTCCAGTTTTTTGTTGGCCAGTATTATTATCTATCCCCACAGCAAAACAACATGTATAACCGAAATGATTATCAGAGTAATCAATGGCTGATAGGATTTAATATAACAAGGCTTTGGAATTATTGA
- a CDS encoding GIY-YIG nuclease family protein: protein MMKTQKELKNDYKAAKTKMGIFQIKNTANGKIYIDSSTNLDAIWNRMRTELKFGSSRNETLQKEWKEFGEESFSFEVLSEIKQKEDEDINYTAELKELKAMYLEELKPFADKGYN, encoded by the coding sequence ATGATGAAAACACAAAAAGAGCTAAAGAACGATTACAAAGCTGCCAAAACGAAGATGGGCATCTTTCAAATTAAGAACACGGCAAACGGCAAGATCTATATAGACAGCAGCACCAACCTGGACGCTATCTGGAACCGCATGCGTACAGAATTAAAGTTTGGTAGTAGCCGCAATGAAACCTTGCAAAAGGAATGGAAAGAGTTTGGTGAAGAAAGCTTTTCGTTTGAAGTGCTCTCTGAGATCAAGCAAAAAGAAGATGAGGATATAAACTACACGGCGGAATTAAAAGAGCTAAAAGCCATGTATTTGGAAGAATTAAAACCCTTTGCAGACAAGGGGTATAATTAA
- a CDS encoding YceI family protein, producing MRKYKDGLLGLLIVVCSLTGYVVGCTHDDEVLASSGTDIKRGEQKLTLTNPKHTFDKAHSNVNWSSAYLGATALLTGRFDNFGFNSFNFDESNAAGINFEAWVWLNTVNTSEPGRDDGCLLQTFGTNNTNTTQPENLAVIKTTSVALSTTDKGYDVKANLTFHGVTKEVVGKMNYVGKTLSGTTEVLGFDYQFSFLAKTDFLIVSTNVGDNATVKCNATFRIAP from the coding sequence ATGAGAAAATATAAGGACGGGCTTCTTGGATTGCTTATTGTAGTTTGTTCCCTTACTGGTTATGTTGTGGGATGTACTCACGATGATGAAGTATTGGCAAGTAGTGGAACCGATATTAAGCGTGGAGAACAAAAGCTTACGCTAACCAATCCCAAACACACCTTTGATAAGGCCCACTCCAACGTGAATTGGTCATCAGCCTATTTGGGCGCCACGGCATTACTGACCGGCCGGTTCGACAACTTTGGTTTTAACTCCTTCAATTTTGATGAATCAAATGCAGCTGGCATCAACTTCGAAGCCTGGGTATGGCTGAATACTGTTAATACCAGCGAGCCGGGCCGCGACGACGGCTGTTTATTACAGACCTTTGGTACCAATAACACCAATACAACACAGCCTGAAAACCTGGCAGTTATTAAAACCACATCCGTAGCATTAAGCACTACCGATAAGGGCTACGATGTAAAGGCCAACCTGACTTTCCATGGCGTAACGAAAGAAGTAGTTGGAAAAATGAATTATGTCGGAAAAACATTATCCGGCACAACAGAGGTTTTAGGATTCGACTATCAATTTTCTTTTCTGGCCAAGACAGATTTCCTGATTGTATCCACCAATGTTGGGGATAATGCAACAGTAAAATGTAATGCCACTTTCAGAATAGCTCCATAA
- a CDS encoding c-type cytochrome, giving the protein MKRKLSIICCLVAGVLFFTGFSFHKVNDPWPVPEKYMKMANPVKADATSIATGKSLWAKHCASCHGKTGAGDGTKAATLKTHPGDFHKEAFQSQPDGSIFYKTMEGRKDMPSFKKKIPDQDDIWSLVNYIRTLK; this is encoded by the coding sequence ATGAAAAGAAAACTTTCAATTATCTGCTGCCTTGTGGCTGGTGTTCTTTTCTTTACGGGCTTCAGCTTCCATAAAGTGAATGATCCCTGGCCAGTACCTGAAAAATATATGAAGATGGCTAACCCAGTAAAAGCAGATGCCACTTCTATAGCAACAGGTAAATCGCTTTGGGCAAAACATTGCGCTTCTTGTCATGGAAAAACAGGAGCAGGCGATGGAACAAAAGCCGCCACATTAAAAACACATCCAGGCGATTTTCATAAGGAAGCATTCCAGTCTCAACCTGATGGTTCTATATTCTATAAGACCATGGAAGGAAGAAAAGATATGCCAAGCTTTAAAAAGAAAATCCCTGATCAGGATGATATATGGAGCCTTGTTAATTACATACGTACGCTGAAATGA
- a CDS encoding GldM family protein: MLKALLPNLLLLLPFPGIGQIMLRSLNVNHPDSNIVFIGIDNYLELKTTDTKKDLRLYAPKASVFKLSNTKYVIHVSTIGNTLFEVYDYSKSPRELLLSKTFTSRVIPDPEARIGYTKDSTLTIAEILANPQLHVVYPNSGYTNSSVIMRFKLTIIYTDLASRAFNITDGNQLTDQQMNAIKELSSGDKLVFEDLAVTCPGCRSYKLWPYSITIK, encoded by the coding sequence ATGCTTAAAGCTCTTTTACCAAACCTGCTTTTACTTCTGCCTTTTCCCGGAATCGGGCAGATAATGTTAAGAAGCTTAAATGTAAATCATCCCGACTCGAATATTGTTTTCATTGGAATTGACAACTACTTAGAATTAAAAACTACAGACACTAAAAAGGATCTACGTTTATACGCTCCTAAAGCATCGGTTTTTAAGCTCAGCAATACCAAATATGTAATTCATGTTTCCACTATAGGCAATACACTCTTTGAGGTTTATGATTACAGCAAATCACCAAGAGAACTCCTTTTATCAAAGACATTTACCTCCCGGGTAATTCCTGATCCGGAAGCACGTATCGGCTATACAAAAGACAGTACTTTAACAATCGCTGAAATACTGGCAAATCCTCAGCTGCATGTAGTCTACCCAAATAGCGGATATACGAACAGCTCTGTAATAATGCGCTTTAAGCTCACTATTATTTATACTGACCTAGCTAGTCGCGCATTTAATATTACTGACGGAAACCAATTGACAGATCAACAAATGAACGCTATCAAAGAATTATCAAGTGGAGACAAGTTAGTTTTTGAAGATTTAGCTGTAACATGTCCAGGTTGTAGAAGCTACAAATTGTGGCCATACTCCATCACTATAAAATAG
- a CDS encoding lactonase family protein has product MKSLLPLALVLLTNFHLFAQKTFVFLGSYNWDKTTEGIYVYQLDTKTGLLTKATSVKDVYNPSFLTLSPDGKFVYACTESKTPNAGSVSSFSFNPQQQTLTYINSQKSGGENPVYVSVHRSGKWLVNGNYTEASVSVYPLAASGEILPATQHMAYTDSSINKERQDRAHIHSTVFSLNADYLFLPDLGADKIRCYQFDSTQTAPLKAIEKPFVQAVLGSGPRHFTFHPNGKFAYCIEEMGGAVSVYKYDKGRLDSIQRIDTHNDKYKEGFESSDVHISPDGRFLYATNRGKENNIAIFAIAKNGKLKNIGYQPTLGEHPRTFAIDPSSQFLIVTNVVSESVTVFKRNGLTGLLSPTGQELKVKNVSCVQIKQY; this is encoded by the coding sequence ATGAAAAGCTTATTACCACTCGCACTCGTACTTCTTACAAACTTCCATCTCTTTGCACAAAAGACCTTTGTCTTTCTCGGATCCTATAACTGGGACAAAACAACAGAGGGGATCTATGTGTATCAGCTAGACACAAAAACGGGTCTTCTTACTAAAGCAACATCAGTAAAAGATGTATACAACCCTTCTTTTCTTACCCTATCGCCCGATGGCAAGTTTGTTTACGCCTGCACGGAAAGCAAAACACCCAATGCGGGGAGTGTGAGCAGCTTTTCCTTTAACCCACAACAACAAACCCTCACATATATAAACAGCCAGAAAAGCGGTGGTGAAAACCCCGTTTATGTATCGGTACACAGAAGTGGTAAATGGCTGGTGAATGGAAACTATACAGAAGCCAGCGTATCGGTGTACCCACTTGCAGCAAGTGGCGAAATACTTCCTGCCACGCAGCACATGGCTTATACAGACAGCAGCATCAATAAAGAACGCCAAGACCGTGCTCATATTCACTCCACTGTATTCTCACTTAATGCCGATTATCTATTCCTACCCGACCTGGGTGCCGATAAAATACGCTGTTATCAATTTGACAGCACGCAAACAGCACCGCTTAAAGCCATAGAGAAGCCTTTTGTTCAAGCAGTATTAGGCAGTGGCCCTCGCCATTTTACATTTCACCCAAATGGTAAGTTTGCCTACTGCATTGAAGAAATGGGTGGCGCAGTAAGCGTTTATAAATATGATAAAGGAAGGCTGGATAGCATTCAACGGATCGACACACATAACGATAAATACAAAGAAGGATTTGAAAGTTCGGATGTTCATATTTCCCCCGACGGCAGGTTCTTATATGCTACTAACCGTGGCAAAGAAAATAACATTGCCATCTTTGCTATTGCCAAAAATGGCAAGCTGAAAAACATCGGTTATCAGCCTACTTTAGGAGAACACCCACGCACCTTTGCCATTGATCCCAGCAGTCAGTTTCTAATAGTTACTAACGTGGTAAGTGAGAGTGTCACTGTCTTTAAAAGAAACGGGCTTACAGGGCTTCTTAGCCCAACCGGCCAGGAGCTGAAGGTCAAAAATGTGTCTTGCGTGCAGATCAAACAATATTGA
- a CDS encoding 4Fe-4S dicluster domain-containing protein, whose product MDEPINSRREFIAGALATVACASCSCGKDHHHVTAEEVQPSGEKVKLLSMNGEVIEVDRAFLKPVPDLPQPSNEEERKGIEGKKFVMVIDLSRCKNVGKCRESCNHAHNLHPDHNWIKIYQMQDSVHTAPYWQPTTCMHCDEPPCVKVCPVDATFKRQDGIVLIDSDRCIGCRFCMAACPYSTRVFNWEDPGVPEPIASQHYSCETSQPQKKGTVGKCDFCPDMARKGELPHCVSACPNGVFFFGDMNEDTVTNGAETFRFSELIKDKAGYRLMEDLGTKPSVYYLPPVNRNFPFESGLENSQPQEPSEK is encoded by the coding sequence ATGGATGAACCAATCAATAGCAGGAGAGAATTTATCGCCGGTGCCCTGGCCACGGTAGCCTGTGCAAGTTGTTCTTGCGGTAAGGACCATCATCATGTTACAGCCGAGGAAGTACAACCCTCTGGAGAAAAAGTAAAATTGCTGTCCATGAATGGCGAAGTGATCGAAGTGGACCGGGCCTTTCTAAAACCCGTTCCTGATCTGCCACAGCCAAGCAATGAAGAGGAAAGAAAAGGTATTGAGGGAAAGAAATTTGTAATGGTGATCGATCTTTCCAGATGCAAGAATGTGGGAAAATGCAGGGAGTCCTGTAATCATGCACACAACCTGCATCCCGATCATAACTGGATCAAGATCTATCAAATGCAGGATAGTGTGCATACAGCCCCTTACTGGCAACCCACCACCTGCATGCATTGCGATGAACCACCTTGCGTAAAGGTTTGTCCTGTTGATGCCACCTTCAAACGGCAGGATGGTATTGTATTGATCGATAGTGATCGTTGCATTGGCTGTCGGTTTTGCATGGCAGCTTGTCCTTATTCAACAAGGGTTTTCAACTGGGAGGATCCGGGCGTTCCAGAACCCATTGCCAGCCAACATTACTCTTGCGAAACAAGTCAGCCGCAGAAGAAAGGCACTGTTGGCAAATGTGATTTCTGCCCAGATATGGCCAGAAAGGGCGAGCTCCCCCATTGCGTTTCAGCCTGTCCCAATGGAGTGTTCTTCTTTGGTGATATGAATGAAGACACGGTAACCAATGGCGCGGAAACGTTTCGCTTTAGTGAGCTGATCAAAGACAAAGCCGGTTATCGCCTGATGGAAGATTTGGGTACCAAGCCTAGTGTTTATTATTTACCACCTGTAAATAGAAACTTCCCGTTTGAATCAGGATTAGAAAATAGTCAACCTCAAGAACCTTCGGAAAAGTAG
- a CDS encoding IS1182 family transposase, translated as MQGKKPFQDKRLASFRLSERVPRDNFYRRLKAIMDVEWLYEATQKYYGREGHKSLDPVVFFKLILIGYLENLLSDRRIIQTVSLRLDLLYFIGYSLDEPLPWHSTISRTRQLLGEEVFKELFKRVLRQCVQQGMVKGKRQALDSVHVKANASMDSLKEKEIVQDGEAYAGELGEDAEDEEQTEKQTVSVFKHQQVQWHHGWKRKAYQGRPSGGWRAKFVSNHTHYSLTDPDARVAVKPGKPRQLNYLGQLSVDTAHHVITCIQADYASKKDSQCLPSLLRHTIDNVKAVGLKVKEVLCDAGYSSSEALKALKQYRVTGYIPNFGQYKPTREGFRYFAGGDYYQCSRGVRLPFKRIKDSHDGTYQMRVYRSSSLDCRNCPLRKTCIGKSDFKKIEDTVDKPLYDEMHLRLQTRKAKRMKRLRQATVEPVIGTLVNFLGMRRVNTRGIQLANKCLLMAAVCYNLKRLLKWMGEAEGKGEKTLGQLLVMLYWLPVLYSRRGEQIQTSLSYAC; from the coding sequence ATGCAAGGAAAGAAACCTTTTCAAGACAAGCGCCTTGCTTCCTTCCGCCTCTCGGAGCGGGTGCCGCGTGACAACTTCTACCGCCGCTTAAAAGCAATCATGGATGTGGAGTGGCTCTATGAAGCCACCCAAAAGTACTATGGCCGTGAGGGCCACAAATCGCTGGACCCGGTGGTGTTCTTCAAACTCATTTTAATTGGTTATCTCGAGAACCTCTTAAGCGATCGAAGAATCATCCAGACCGTCAGCCTGCGCCTGGATCTTTTGTACTTTATCGGTTACTCCCTGGACGAACCGCTGCCCTGGCATTCTACCATCAGCCGTACGCGTCAACTGTTAGGTGAGGAAGTGTTTAAAGAACTCTTCAAACGGGTCTTACGCCAGTGTGTGCAACAAGGCATGGTGAAGGGCAAACGCCAGGCCCTGGACTCGGTGCATGTCAAAGCCAATGCGTCGATGGACTCCTTAAAAGAAAAAGAAATTGTGCAGGACGGGGAAGCCTATGCAGGTGAACTCGGTGAAGATGCAGAGGACGAAGAGCAAACAGAAAAGCAAACCGTCTCCGTCTTCAAACACCAGCAAGTGCAGTGGCATCACGGCTGGAAGCGGAAGGCCTACCAAGGCCGGCCCAGTGGTGGCTGGCGGGCGAAGTTTGTGTCCAACCACACCCACTACTCGCTCACCGACCCCGACGCCCGTGTGGCCGTCAAACCCGGCAAGCCCCGCCAGTTAAACTATTTGGGGCAACTCAGTGTCGATACCGCCCATCACGTTATTACTTGTATACAGGCCGACTATGCCAGTAAAAAAGACTCGCAGTGTTTGCCCTCATTACTCCGGCATACCATTGACAATGTAAAGGCGGTAGGCTTAAAAGTAAAAGAAGTACTCTGCGATGCGGGCTACTCCTCTTCGGAGGCCCTAAAAGCACTGAAGCAGTACCGTGTCACCGGCTATATCCCCAACTTTGGGCAATATAAACCCACCCGGGAAGGCTTCCGCTATTTTGCCGGCGGGGATTATTACCAATGCTCCCGGGGAGTAAGGCTTCCTTTTAAACGCATCAAGGACTCTCATGATGGCACGTACCAGATGCGGGTCTACAGAAGCAGTTCTTTGGATTGCAGGAACTGCCCTTTGAGAAAAACCTGTATTGGTAAAAGTGATTTTAAAAAGATTGAAGACACTGTAGACAAACCCCTCTATGATGAGATGCATCTCCGGCTACAAACCCGCAAAGCCAAACGTATGAAACGGCTTAGGCAAGCCACCGTCGAACCGGTGATTGGTACCCTGGTGAACTTTTTAGGGATGCGACGAGTGAACACAAGAGGCATCCAGCTGGCCAACAAGTGTTTGCTGATGGCCGCCGTGTGTTATAATTTGAAAAGACTCCTAAAATGGATGGGGGAAGCCGAAGGCAAAGGCGAAAAAACGCTTGGCCAGCTACTGGTTATGCTGTACTGGCTACCGGTTCTCTACAGCCGAAGAGGAGAGCAAATACAAACCAGCTTAAGCTACGCTTGCTAA